One genomic segment of Suttonella sp. R2A3 includes these proteins:
- a CDS encoding SatD family protein: MNHTPSILIQGDIIGSKKEPLIWVDKLSSALDQLNQRYASAFTMPFSIVAGDGFGAVVNDLADAVTLVQRLQGLLAPVEVRVVIVCGEINQAKADNFNELHGDALLVANRCINQLKKTGKHFSIHCTDEALGLAIEGMINLIFALRKDWSVQAWATNAYHLKGCKQKEIAEALGITQQYVSKLMIASNMRLIHTCQADLLRLIALNNGG; encoded by the coding sequence ATGAATCACACCCCATCGATACTGATACAAGGCGATATTATTGGTTCTAAGAAAGAACCTTTAATATGGGTCGATAAGCTATCTTCTGCGCTTGATCAGCTCAATCAACGCTACGCGTCTGCTTTTACGATGCCCTTTTCTATAGTTGCCGGAGACGGTTTTGGCGCCGTGGTTAACGATTTAGCGGATGCTGTGACGCTGGTTCAGCGCTTACAAGGGTTACTTGCACCGGTTGAGGTTCGGGTGGTGATTGTTTGTGGTGAAATTAATCAGGCTAAGGCTGATAATTTTAACGAGCTTCATGGTGATGCCCTATTGGTGGCTAATCGCTGCATTAATCAGCTCAAAAAAACCGGCAAACATTTTTCTATTCACTGTACGGATGAAGCGCTGGGTTTAGCGATAGAAGGTATGATTAATCTGATCTTTGCGCTAAGAAAAGACTGGTCAGTGCAGGCGTGGGCAACCAATGCGTATCACCTAAAGGGATGCAAACAAAAAGAGATTGCTGAAGCCTTAGGGATCACCCAACAATATGTGTCAAAATTGATGATCGCATCAAATATGCGCCTCATTCACACCTGCCAAGCGGATTTATTGCGTCTGATTGCTTTAAATAATGGGGGATGA
- a CDS encoding MFS transporter: MLLSSRRFFPFFITQFGGAFNDNLFKNALLVYLTLTVSSSRELSLYSNLAMALFIAPMFLFSAWSGLIADRFEKQGLIVKIKWLEVLIMGLGVMSFISEQVWMMLLVLCLLGLQSTFFGPIKYGILPERLREDELMLGNGLVEAGTFLAILAGTLLGAYLVSLEAMQWLLFATMCLTAFIGLFAAWFIPKGNKGSAKIELPPFKPWQQTRDLLKETAKEKIILQSILAISWFWLLGGALLTQIPQYSRDVLGGDPSVTTYLLVLFSLGIGIGSLAAHFFSHGRIEPGLVPFGGFLLALGLAGVIAIDQTQTKTLYGFAEFVREGAFISASLSFFCLAFAGGLYVVPLYALIQARAETGRKSQTIAANNILNALFLVIISVFSLLILSVIGWSFQTLFSILLVVHLLVCAYIFTIVPEFIFRLIVITICTLMYRLRDSGRDNIPQEGSAFVICNHVTYLDPLILMAVSRRPIRFVMYHKIFHVPVLKWLFKTARAIPVAPRHECEKTYQQAMETVHEALENGELVGIFPEGKITPDGSLQPFREGIERMLARDPVPIVPMALGNLWGCFFSRHNGLFRSLPRKWMAKIPLTIAEPLPATTSAAEMQNRVAALLAEQTH, from the coding sequence ATGCTCTTATCTTCACGGCGGTTTTTTCCTTTTTTTATCACCCAATTTGGTGGGGCATTTAACGACAACCTGTTTAAAAACGCGTTGTTGGTTTATTTAACCCTCACCGTTTCCTCGAGCCGTGAACTGAGCTTATATTCAAACTTAGCGATGGCGCTGTTTATAGCGCCGATGTTTTTATTTTCAGCCTGGTCGGGGTTGATTGCCGATCGTTTTGAAAAACAAGGCTTAATCGTCAAAATTAAATGGCTGGAAGTGCTGATTATGGGCCTTGGCGTCATGAGCTTTATCAGCGAACAAGTTTGGATGATGCTGTTGGTGTTATGTCTCTTAGGCCTGCAATCAACCTTTTTTGGACCGATTAAATACGGAATTTTGCCTGAGCGTCTGCGTGAAGATGAGCTGATGTTAGGTAATGGTCTGGTTGAGGCGGGCACATTTCTCGCTATTCTTGCCGGAACCTTACTTGGCGCGTATCTAGTCAGTTTAGAGGCGATGCAATGGCTGTTATTTGCCACTATGTGCCTCACAGCGTTCATAGGACTGTTTGCCGCCTGGTTCATTCCTAAGGGCAATAAAGGAAGCGCTAAAATAGAGCTACCGCCGTTTAAACCCTGGCAGCAAACCCGTGATTTGCTCAAAGAAACCGCTAAAGAAAAAATTATATTACAAAGTATTTTAGCGATATCCTGGTTTTGGTTGCTCGGTGGTGCGCTGTTAACGCAAATTCCGCAATATAGCCGGGACGTTCTTGGTGGTGATCCATCGGTGACCACCTATTTATTGGTGCTTTTTTCTTTAGGTATTGGCATAGGTTCTTTGGCAGCGCATTTTTTTTCCCATGGGCGAATCGAGCCAGGGTTGGTGCCTTTTGGTGGTTTTTTACTTGCGCTGGGTTTGGCAGGCGTGATTGCGATTGATCAGACGCAAACCAAAACGCTTTATGGTTTTGCTGAGTTTGTTCGTGAAGGCGCGTTTATTTCAGCGAGCTTGTCATTTTTCTGTTTAGCCTTTGCAGGTGGGCTCTATGTTGTACCGCTGTATGCCTTAATTCAAGCGCGTGCTGAAACTGGTCGCAAATCGCAAACAATCGCTGCGAATAATATTCTCAATGCGCTGTTTTTAGTGATCATCAGCGTATTTTCCCTATTAATTCTCAGCGTGATTGGTTGGTCGTTCCAAACCCTATTTAGCATCCTATTAGTGGTGCATTTATTGGTGTGTGCGTATATCTTCACCATAGTGCCGGAGTTTATTTTCCGTTTGATCGTGATCACGATTTGCACCCTGATGTATCGTTTACGGGACAGTGGGCGCGATAATATTCCTCAAGAAGGGTCAGCGTTTGTGATTTGCAATCATGTGACCTATCTTGATCCGCTGATTTTAATGGCGGTGAGCCGTCGACCAATTCGCTTTGTGATGTATCATAAAATCTTCCACGTACCAGTGCTTAAATGGCTGTTTAAAACCGCTCGTGCGATCCCTGTGGCACCAAGACATGAATGTGAAAAAACGTATCAGCAAGCGATGGAAACCGTGCATGAAGCGTTAGAAAATGGCGAATTAGTGGGTATTTTTCCTGAGGGTAAAATTACCCCTGATGGCAGCTTGCAGCCGTTTCGTGAAGGTATCGAACGCATGCTTGCCCGCGATCCGGTGCCAATTGTGCCGATGGCGCTTGGGAATCTATGGGGCTGTTTTTTCAGTCGTCATAATGGATTATTCCGTAGCTTGCCGCGTAAATGGATGGCAAAAATTCCGCTAACCATCGCTGAGCCGTTACCCGCAACCACCTCAGCGGCAGAGATGCAAAACCGTGTTGCGGCATTATTAGCTGAGCAAACGCATTAA
- the dnaN gene encoding DNA polymerase III subunit beta — MKFRIVKETLLDALNDINGIVERKSPSVIITHVLIEAKDGALYLTGTDTEVTLKANIAAEIREEGSITVPAGKFADVVKSMPNGVFIDCQLNEAQFVIRAGNSQLNLVTLPSMDFPVLEVSDSDYSIQINSMTLHEAMQKVRFSMATQDVRYYLNGLYLHTLGESNRIHAVSTNGHRLSCAGAQTENSEQSEHGIILPKKAVNELAKLTGRFDQSLSLGISQRQLTLHLANYTFTTNLVEGNYPDYENAIPDKQEQPIIIAREVFIEALQRAKVLLVDRHDGIRLTFDEHVLRLAARNQDNETSNETLDVINNRFELLETTFNINYLIEALSHIEGENILMHISSGESACLITSEEDPQVRYVIMPMGN; from the coding sequence ATGAAATTTAGGATTGTGAAAGAAACGTTGCTTGATGCGCTGAATGACATCAATGGCATTGTCGAACGCAAATCCCCTTCGGTCATCATCACCCATGTGTTAATCGAAGCAAAAGATGGCGCACTTTATCTAACAGGAACTGACACCGAGGTCACCTTAAAAGCCAATATCGCCGCTGAAATTCGTGAAGAAGGGTCTATTACCGTTCCTGCGGGTAAATTTGCTGACGTGGTTAAGAGCATGCCTAATGGTGTGTTTATTGATTGTCAGCTTAACGAAGCACAATTCGTTATTCGCGCTGGCAACAGCCAGCTCAACCTAGTCACCTTACCGTCGATGGACTTCCCAGTATTAGAAGTCAGCGACAGTGACTACAGCATTCAGATTAATAGTATGACGCTACATGAAGCGATGCAGAAAGTGCGTTTTTCAATGGCCACTCAAGATGTACGCTATTATTTGAACGGCCTGTATTTGCATACTTTGGGTGAAAGCAACCGCATTCACGCGGTTTCGACTAACGGACACCGACTTTCTTGTGCGGGTGCGCAAACCGAAAATAGCGAACAAAGCGAACACGGTATTATTTTGCCGAAAAAAGCAGTTAATGAATTAGCGAAATTAACCGGTCGTTTTGATCAAAGCCTGAGTCTTGGTATCAGTCAACGGCAATTAACCCTGCATTTAGCCAACTATACCTTTACTACCAACCTGGTTGAAGGCAATTATCCAGATTATGAAAATGCGATTCCTGACAAACAAGAGCAACCGATTATTATCGCGCGTGAAGTGTTTATCGAAGCCTTACAACGGGCAAAAGTCTTGTTGGTTGATCGTCATGATGGTATTCGTCTCACCTTTGATGAGCATGTATTACGACTGGCAGCGCGAAACCAAGATAATGAAACCTCTAATGAGACCCTTGATGTAATTAACAACCGCTTTGAGCTGTTAGAAACCACCTTTAACATCAATTATTTAATCGAAGCCTTAAGCCATATTGAAGGAGAAAATATTCTCATGCATATCAGCAGTGGTGAAAGCGCCTGCTTGATTACTAGCGAGGAAGACCCGCAAGTACGCTATGTGATTATGCCAATGGGTAATTAA
- a CDS encoding low molecular weight protein-tyrosine-phosphatase, which produces MKILMVCMGNICRSPMAEGIARDLINQYDVKNTQVDSAGTHDYHVGEAPDRRAQETMAKHGHNISKLRARAFSADDFQSFDQIMVADEHNYARIIALAEDDTQREKVVKMLHYHPHLFDQDVIDPYYGGDDGFERVYQQLYTSLDTYLKAL; this is translated from the coding sequence ATGAAGATACTGATGGTCTGTATGGGCAATATTTGTCGTTCGCCGATGGCTGAAGGAATCGCCCGCGATTTAATCAATCAATACGACGTCAAAAATACACAGGTAGATTCTGCCGGAACCCATGATTATCATGTCGGTGAAGCCCCTGATCGTCGTGCCCAGGAAACCATGGCCAAACATGGTCATAATATTAGTAAGTTACGCGCTCGCGCGTTTTCAGCTGACGATTTTCAGTCTTTTGATCAGATTATGGTGGCTGATGAACATAATTATGCGCGCATCATAGCGCTGGCTGAAGATGACACACAGCGAGAAAAAGTGGTTAAAATGCTCCATTATCATCCGCATTTATTCGATCAAGATGTGATCGATCCTTATTATGGGGGCGATGATGGATTTGAGCGAGTTTACCAACAACTCTACACTTCATTAGATACGTATTTAAAAGCATTATGA
- the prmC gene encoding peptide chain release factor N(5)-glutamine methyltransferase has product MTLNQWLIAACGKIDSDEAMVEARWLLAYVTGLNPTQQRIHDPELSTSQQQHLNQLLARRLNGEPLAYLVEHQPFYTLDLAVNQHTLIPRADSECLLETTLGCLKGCPTPLVADLGTGSGALALAVAQTRPDAQVIASDRSLEALRVANINAVRHQITNVAFILGDWLEPLADSAFDVIMSNPPYIADDDPHLTSLSYEPYSALVAAEQGYADLKHLIDHAARALKPGGWLLLEHGFEQAAKLRELAQNRALWQQISTVQDHGGRDRVTLMQRS; this is encoded by the coding sequence TCAACCAATGGTTGATTGCCGCCTGTGGCAAAATCGACAGCGATGAGGCGATGGTTGAGGCACGCTGGTTACTTGCTTATGTGACCGGCCTCAACCCAACCCAACAGCGCATTCACGATCCTGAGCTGAGTACCAGCCAACAGCAACACTTAAATCAATTGCTCGCTCGACGATTAAACGGCGAACCCTTGGCTTATTTGGTCGAACACCAGCCATTTTATACCTTAGATCTAGCGGTCAATCAACACACGCTCATTCCACGCGCCGATAGCGAATGTCTACTCGAAACCACGCTTGGCTGTTTGAAAGGTTGTCCCACACCATTAGTTGCTGATTTAGGCACCGGTAGCGGCGCCTTAGCGCTCGCTGTGGCACAAACCCGACCCGATGCACAGGTCATCGCCAGCGACCGCAGTTTAGAAGCCCTGCGCGTAGCCAATATAAATGCAGTGCGCCACCAAATAACGAATGTGGCTTTTATACTGGGCGATTGGCTTGAGCCATTGGCTGATAGTGCCTTCGATGTGATTATGAGTAACCCGCCTTATATTGCCGATGATGACCCACACCTCACATCACTTAGCTACGAACCTTATAGCGCGTTGGTTGCCGCAGAACAAGGCTATGCCGATTTGAAGCATTTAATTGATCACGCTGCGCGCGCGCTCAAACCTGGCGGCTGGTTATTACTCGAACACGGTTTCGAGCAAGCAGCAAAGCTGCGCGAATTGGCGCAAAACCGTGCGCTTTGGCAACAAATTAGCACCGTACAAGACCACGGTGGACGCGACCGCGTTACCCTGATGCAGCGCAGCTAA
- the dnaA gene encoding chromosomal replication initiator protein DnaA produces MNQDGESIWQSIIANLSAILDNEAITLLRAQELQYENQQWTIFVTNKFAKKTIENRYLPFISEALKKFSIHQFDIQYEERDMFLPRKKKPARKAFQSNLNADYQFHNFVPGPSNDQAYAAAQRVGEGYLDYNPLLIYGGTGLGKSHLMHAAGNALRARGNSRVMYLTAETFVNDFIRAINDKSKNMRDFADQYRNVDALLIDDVQFLGGKDRSQAEFFHTFNSLFDNKRQIILTCDRYPKEIEGLEDRLKSRFGSGLAVSVIPPELETRVAILQTKARNINLSLSDEVAFFIASHVVSNVRELEGALRRVFALCEFRQATPTIELSREALNDLINAQNKQISLDNIQKLVAQFYRVSIDELHSKSRKASITRPRQIAMALAKDLTRHSYPEIGQAFGGRDHTTAMHAYKKIQQLCKEDSDFNEEYRGLRMSITG; encoded by the coding sequence ATGAATCAAGACGGCGAATCTATTTGGCAAAGCATTATCGCAAATTTATCGGCGATCTTAGACAATGAAGCTATTACGCTGTTGCGTGCCCAGGAATTGCAATACGAAAATCAACAATGGACGATTTTTGTAACCAATAAATTTGCAAAAAAAACCATTGAAAATAGATATTTACCTTTTATTAGCGAGGCGCTAAAAAAATTTTCTATCCATCAGTTCGACATCCAGTATGAAGAACGGGATATGTTTTTACCGCGCAAAAAGAAACCGGCGCGTAAAGCGTTTCAAAGCAACCTTAACGCAGATTACCAATTCCATAATTTCGTCCCTGGCCCGTCTAACGACCAGGCGTACGCTGCGGCACAACGTGTCGGTGAGGGATACCTCGATTACAATCCGCTGCTCATTTATGGTGGTACCGGTTTAGGTAAATCCCACCTGATGCACGCGGCCGGCAATGCTTTGCGCGCGCGTGGTAATAGCCGGGTGATGTATTTAACCGCTGAAACCTTTGTGAACGACTTTATTCGCGCGATTAACGATAAAAGTAAAAATATGCGTGATTTTGCCGATCAATACCGCAACGTCGATGCCTTATTGATCGATGATGTGCAATTTTTAGGCGGCAAAGACCGTTCTCAGGCGGAATTTTTTCACACCTTCAATAGTTTATTTGATAATAAACGACAAATTATTCTCACTTGCGACCGCTACCCTAAAGAAATTGAAGGCTTGGAAGATCGCTTAAAATCGCGCTTTGGTTCGGGTTTGGCGGTTTCGGTTATTCCTCCAGAGCTGGAAACCCGAGTGGCGATTTTACAAACCAAAGCACGCAATATTAATCTGTCGCTTTCTGATGAAGTGGCGTTTTTTATTGCCAGTCATGTGGTGTCTAACGTTCGTGAATTAGAAGGCGCACTGCGCCGTGTATTTGCCTTGTGTGAATTCCGCCAAGCAACACCGACCATTGAATTAAGCCGCGAAGCGCTCAATGATCTGATTAACGCACAAAACAAACAAATCAGCTTGGATAACATCCAAAAGCTGGTGGCGCAGTTTTACCGGGTGAGCATCGACGAGCTGCACTCAAAAAGCCGTAAGGCATCGATTACCCGACCACGACAAATTGCGATGGCATTAGCAAAAGATTTGACACGACATTCTTATCCAGAGATTGGCCAGGCTTTTGGTGGCCGCGACCACACCACAGCAATGCACGCGTATAAAAAGATTCAACAGTTATGTAAAGAAGATTCTGATTTTAATGAAGAATATAGAGGGTTACGGATGTCGATTACCGGATGA